One Solibacillus sp. R5-41 DNA segment encodes these proteins:
- a CDS encoding SpoVR family protein, giving the protein MEKELRQAIDEITEIAVGCGLDFYPMRYEICPADIIYTFGAYGMPTRFTHWSFGKQFHKMKLQYDLGLSQIYELVINSNPCYAFLLDTNSLVQNKLIIAHVLAHCDFFKNNVRFSNTRRDMVESMTATAERIANYEILYGKEEVERFLDAVLAIQEHIDPSILRPKLSAPEEDGIEEVRIIKTPYDDLWQLGETEKSPQLAQPARPKKKQFPAQPEKDLLLFIQEYSRELEDWQRDILTMLREEMLYFWPQLETKIMNEGWASYWHQRIMRELNLTTSETIEYAKLNAGVVQPSRTSINPYYLGIKIFEHIEKKYDNPTDEMKRFGAKPNAGREKIFEVREIESDVSFIRNYLSKELVKEEDLYVFAKKGQDYRITDKDHEEVKNQLISMRVNGGFPYIVVEDGDYSRNGELYLKHGYEGMELDMTYLEHVLPYIYQLWGRPVSLETVLEGKPIIYMFDGKKGTRRFK; this is encoded by the coding sequence ATGGAAAAAGAGCTTCGCCAAGCAATTGATGAAATTACGGAAATCGCAGTAGGGTGTGGTTTAGATTTTTATCCGATGCGCTATGAAATTTGTCCGGCTGATATTATTTATACATTTGGTGCTTATGGGATGCCTACCCGCTTTACCCACTGGAGTTTTGGGAAACAATTTCACAAAATGAAGCTGCAATATGATTTAGGGCTTAGCCAAATTTATGAGCTTGTCATTAATTCTAATCCTTGTTACGCCTTTTTACTCGATACAAATTCGTTAGTACAAAACAAACTCATTATCGCGCATGTGTTAGCCCATTGTGATTTCTTTAAAAACAATGTGCGCTTCTCGAATACGAGACGAGATATGGTCGAAAGCATGACCGCAACAGCTGAGCGGATTGCGAATTATGAAATTTTGTACGGAAAAGAGGAAGTGGAACGGTTTTTGGATGCGGTATTAGCCATTCAAGAACATATCGATCCTTCCATATTGCGTCCGAAGCTGTCTGCGCCAGAGGAAGATGGAATAGAAGAAGTGCGTATAATAAAAACGCCGTATGACGATTTATGGCAATTGGGGGAAACAGAAAAATCGCCACAATTAGCACAACCAGCACGACCGAAAAAGAAGCAATTCCCCGCACAACCAGAAAAAGATTTATTGCTATTTATTCAAGAATATAGTCGAGAATTAGAAGATTGGCAGCGTGATATTTTAACGATGCTGCGTGAAGAAATGCTGTATTTCTGGCCGCAATTAGAAACGAAAATTATGAATGAAGGCTGGGCATCTTACTGGCATCAACGAATTATGCGAGAATTAAATTTAACAACCTCCGAAACGATTGAATATGCCAAATTAAATGCGGGTGTTGTGCAGCCTTCAAGAACTTCGATTAATCCTTATTATTTAGGGATAAAAATCTTTGAGCATATTGAAAAGAAATACGATAACCCGACGGATGAAATGAAACGTTTTGGTGCGAAACCAAATGCAGGTCGGGAGAAAATATTTGAAGTGCGAGAAATTGAATCGGACGTTTCCTTTATTCGAAATTATTTATCGAAGGAATTAGTAAAAGAAGAAGATCTGTATGTTTTTGCAAAAAAAGGCCAGGATTATCGAATTACAGATAAGGATCATGAAGAAGTAAAAAACCAACTAATCTCCATGCGTGTAAACGGAGGATTTCCATATATCGTAGTAGAAGATGGCGATTATTCGCGAAATGGGGAATTATATTTAAAACATGGCTACGAAGGAATGGAATTAGATATGACCTATTTAGAACATGTTCTTCCGTATATTTATCAGCTTTGGGGTCGCCCTGTTTCCTTAGAGACAGTATTAGAAGGAAAACCGATTATTTATATGTTTGATGGTAAAAAAGGTACTCGTAGATTTAAATAA
- the yhbH gene encoding sporulation protein YhbH: MSEQDQNRFVVSQENWSLHRKGHQDQQRHNEKVKDAIKNNLPELISDDSIILSNGDKVIKIPIRSLDEYKIRYNYDKSKHVGQGQGDSQVGDVVAREPAGKSAGPGKGKEAGDKPGQDYFETEISIEEIQGMLFKELELPNLQQKEMADITTEKIAFNDIRKKGLMGNVDKKRTIITAIKRNALHGKAAISPIYNDDLRFKTWDEVVKPESKAVVLAMMDVSGSMGNFEKSCARSFFFWMTKFLRSKYETVEIEFIAHHTVAKIVTEQEFFTRGESGGTICSSAYIKALELIDQKYHPARYNIYPVHFSDGENLTIDNEKCLKLVHELMKVSSMFGYGEVNESNRSSTLMSTYNKIDDPKFRYSIIKKKQEVYDALKSIFKKQEADL, translated from the coding sequence ATGAGTGAACAAGATCAAAATCGTTTTGTTGTCTCACAGGAAAATTGGTCTCTCCACCGTAAAGGCCACCAAGATCAGCAACGTCATAATGAAAAAGTAAAAGATGCCATTAAAAATAATTTACCGGAATTAATAAGTGATGATAGCATCATTTTGTCGAATGGTGACAAGGTGATTAAAATTCCGATCCGTTCTTTAGATGAGTATAAAATCCGCTATAACTATGATAAGTCAAAGCATGTTGGTCAAGGGCAAGGAGATAGCCAAGTGGGAGATGTTGTGGCGCGGGAACCTGCTGGAAAGAGCGCGGGCCCAGGGAAGGGAAAAGAAGCTGGAGACAAACCAGGGCAAGATTATTTTGAAACTGAAATAAGTATTGAAGAAATACAGGGGATGCTGTTTAAGGAGTTGGAATTACCGAATTTACAGCAAAAAGAAATGGCGGATATTACGACTGAAAAGATTGCATTCAACGATATCCGTAAAAAAGGTTTAATGGGAAATGTCGATAAAAAACGAACGATTATTACAGCGATTAAACGCAATGCATTGCATGGAAAAGCAGCAATTAGTCCGATTTACAATGATGATTTACGTTTTAAAACGTGGGATGAAGTCGTTAAACCCGAATCAAAAGCGGTCGTGCTTGCGATGATGGATGTTAGTGGGTCAATGGGGAATTTTGAAAAATCTTGTGCAAGAAGCTTTTTCTTCTGGATGACGAAGTTTTTACGTTCGAAGTATGAAACGGTTGAGATTGAATTTATTGCGCATCATACCGTTGCGAAAATCGTGACAGAGCAAGAGTTTTTTACAAGGGGAGAAAGTGGCGGTACGATCTGTTCATCTGCTTATATAAAAGCATTAGAGCTAATTGACCAAAAATATCATCCAGCTCGCTATAATATTTACCCTGTGCATTTTTCGGATGGTGAAAATTTAACAATTGACAATGAAAAGTGCTTGAAATTAGTGCATGAACTGATGAAGGTGTCGAGCATGTTTGGCTATGGTGAGGTCAATGAATCGAACCGTTCCTCTACGTTAATGTCTACTTATAATAAAATAGACGACCCGAAATTCCGCTATTCGATTATTAAGAAAAAGCAGGAAGTGTATGATGCGTTGAAGAGTATTTTCAAAAAACAGGAAGCCGATTTGTGA
- a CDS encoding PrkA family serine protein kinase, producing the protein MEFLRKIRNYREEENRLKWEGSFADYLRIVKERPEVAQTAHSRVYNMIKSSGLEQRDGQKLFNFFGKEIFGLEVALERLVEEYFHPAAKRLDVRKRILLLMGPVSGGKSTIVTLLKRGLEQYSRTEEGAVYAIKGCPMHEDPLHLIPQHLRKDFYEEYGIRVEGSLSPLNVMRLEQEYYGQIEEVRVERIFFSEDNRVGIGTFTPSDPKSQDIADLTGSIDFSTIAEYGSESDPRAYRFDGELNKANRGMMEFQEMLKLDEKFLWNLLSLTQEGNFKAGRFALISADELIVAHTNETEYRTFIANKKNEALHSRIIVMPIPYNLIVSQEEKIYEKMINDSDMAHVHIAPHALRVAAIFSVLTRLETPKKAGVDLLKKMRLYDGESVEGYNQVDLEELKKEYPNEGMHGIDPRYVINRVSSAIIRKEVPSINALDVLRSLKDGLDQHASISQEDREKYMNYIAVARKEYDDIAKNEVQKAFVYSYEESAKTMLNNYLDNVEAYCNKNKIRDQLTGEEMNPDEKLMRSIEEQVGISENAKKAFREEILIRLSAFARNGKRFDYNSHDALREAIQKKLFADLKDVVKITTSLKTPDEAQLKKMNEVVATLIDEHGYNSTSANELLRYVGSLLNR; encoded by the coding sequence ATCGAATTTTTAAGAAAAATTAGGAATTATCGAGAAGAAGAAAATAGGCTGAAGTGGGAAGGTAGTTTTGCAGATTACTTAAGGATTGTGAAGGAAAGACCAGAAGTTGCTCAAACGGCCCATTCACGCGTTTACAATATGATTAAAAGCTCCGGGCTTGAACAACGAGATGGACAAAAATTATTCAACTTTTTTGGAAAAGAAATTTTTGGTTTGGAAGTAGCATTGGAGCGGTTGGTCGAAGAATATTTCCACCCTGCTGCGAAAAGGCTAGATGTTCGCAAAAGAATATTATTATTAATGGGGCCGGTTAGTGGAGGAAAGTCAACGATTGTCACGTTATTAAAACGGGGACTTGAACAATATTCACGAACAGAAGAAGGCGCAGTTTATGCGATTAAAGGGTGTCCGATGCATGAGGATCCTCTCCACTTAATCCCGCAGCATTTGCGCAAAGACTTTTATGAAGAATATGGGATAAGGGTTGAAGGAAGCTTATCACCACTAAATGTGATGCGTCTTGAACAGGAATATTATGGACAGATTGAGGAAGTTCGAGTGGAGCGCATTTTCTTCTCGGAAGATAACCGAGTTGGGATTGGTACGTTTACACCTTCAGATCCAAAATCACAGGATATTGCAGATTTAACCGGCAGTATTGACTTTTCGACAATTGCAGAATATGGGTCAGAGTCTGATCCACGTGCATATCGTTTTGACGGTGAGTTGAACAAAGCGAATCGCGGTATGATGGAATTTCAAGAAATGCTGAAATTAGATGAAAAGTTTTTGTGGAATTTACTTTCGTTAACGCAAGAAGGGAACTTTAAAGCTGGTCGATTTGCCCTTATTAGTGCGGATGAATTAATCGTGGCCCACACCAACGAAACGGAATACCGTACATTTATTGCAAATAAGAAAAATGAGGCATTGCATTCAAGAATTATCGTTATGCCAATTCCGTATAATTTAATCGTCAGCCAAGAGGAAAAAATTTATGAGAAAATGATTAATGATAGTGATATGGCACATGTTCATATTGCACCACATGCTCTCCGCGTTGCAGCGATTTTTTCGGTGTTGACTCGATTAGAAACACCGAAAAAAGCAGGCGTAGACCTTCTTAAGAAAATGCGCTTGTATGATGGTGAAAGTGTTGAGGGTTACAATCAAGTGGACTTGGAAGAGCTGAAAAAAGAGTATCCAAACGAAGGAATGCATGGAATTGACCCGCGTTATGTAATAAATCGTGTGTCTTCTGCCATCATTCGTAAAGAAGTACCATCAATTAATGCGCTGGATGTTTTACGGTCATTGAAGGATGGACTTGACCAGCATGCTTCGATTTCTCAGGAAGATAGAGAAAAATATATGAATTATATTGCGGTTGCCAGAAAAGAATACGATGATATTGCGAAAAATGAAGTGCAAAAAGCGTTTGTGTATTCGTATGAAGAATCTGCGAAAACAATGTTAAATAATTACTTGGATAATGTGGAAGCCTATTGCAATAAAAATAAAATCCGTGATCAGTTAACAGGGGAAGAAATGAATCCTGATGAAAAATTAATGCGCTCAATTGAGGAGCAAGTCGGGATTTCTGAAAATGCTAAAAAGGCATTTCGTGAGGAAATTTTAATTCGACTATCGGCATTTGCACGGAATGGAAAACGTTTTGATTATAACTCGCATGATGCATTGCGCGAGGCTATTCAAAAGAAATTGTTTGCGGATTTAAAGGATGTCGTTAAAATTACGACTTCATTGAAAACACCAGACGAAGCACAGCTTAAAAAGATGAATGAAGTCGTTGCAACACTTATTGATGAGCATGGCTATAATTCAACTTCAGCAAATGAACTATTACGCTATGTAGGTAGTTTATTGAACCGTTAA
- a CDS encoding VOC family protein — protein MKQWTQTFHIAQFRIARPTDKLKLIEQFYCEGLGLTKIGGFEGHRGYNGIMIGLPDATYHLEFTEHVDGSPCPAPTDDNLLVFYMPDTTQIQAVQSRLANMGYFEIPPENPYWEEKGVTIADPDGWRIVLMNTEGI, from the coding sequence ATGAAACAGTGGACACAAACATTTCATATTGCACAATTTCGCATTGCGCGACCAACAGATAAATTAAAATTAATAGAACAGTTTTATTGCGAAGGTCTTGGGCTTACAAAAATCGGAGGGTTCGAAGGGCATCGCGGATACAATGGCATTATGATTGGCTTACCCGATGCGACGTATCATTTAGAATTTACTGAGCATGTGGATGGAAGTCCATGCCCTGCACCAACAGATGATAATTTACTCGTTTTTTATATGCCTGATACCACACAAATTCAAGCTGTACAATCTCGACTCGCTAATATGGGGTATTTCGAAATTCCACCAGAAAATCCTTATTGGGAAGAAAAAGGTGTGACAATTGCAGACCCCGATGGTTGGCGTATTGTATTAATGAACACTGAGGGTATTTAA
- a CDS encoding tripartite tricarboxylate transporter permease yields the protein MDTIQYLMNGFAIAFQWHNILFALLGVIIGTAVGVLPGIGPMSGVALLIPVTATLTSGLPLEMAATSSIILLSGVYYGAMYGGSTTSILLNTPGESSSVVTTLDGYQMARQGRAGAALSIAAIGSFVAGIVALIGLVLLARPLSKIAINFGPAEYFSLMLLGLAAVSGLAGKSITKALIMTVLGLLLGTIGIDAVSGIARFTYDQPVLFGGIEFLTVAVGLFALGEVFKTIFEKDGNDEPIAKINRILPTKQDLKDSAAPIARGSLLGFFLGVLPGAGATLASFFAYITEKKISKNPDSFGKGNIAGVASPESANNASSGGAMIPLLTLGIPGSGTTAILMGAFIMYNIQPGPLLFEEHPQVAWGLIASMFLGNLMLLVLNMPLVRVFAKIIQTPKKYLLPIIFAISIFGVYAVQYTTFDLLLLLGCGVLGYYFAKNDFPVAPLVLALVLGPMIENNMRRALTISNGEYNIFVEKPLSLVFLVVAFLWICIPLVLKLRGKNVIINEEG from the coding sequence TTGGACACTATACAATATTTAATGAATGGCTTTGCAATAGCATTTCAATGGCATAATATTTTATTTGCTTTATTAGGGGTTATTATTGGTACTGCGGTTGGCGTTTTACCAGGTATTGGACCGATGAGTGGGGTAGCGTTATTAATACCAGTTACTGCTACATTAACATCGGGCTTACCTTTAGAAATGGCTGCTACTAGTTCAATCATCTTACTATCGGGCGTCTACTACGGTGCGATGTATGGTGGATCTACAACATCCATTTTATTAAATACGCCAGGAGAATCCTCCTCAGTCGTAACAACTTTAGATGGTTACCAAATGGCGCGACAAGGAAGAGCAGGGGCTGCATTATCAATAGCTGCCATTGGATCATTTGTTGCAGGGATTGTTGCCTTAATTGGGCTAGTTTTATTAGCTCGACCATTATCAAAGATTGCAATAAATTTTGGACCTGCTGAGTACTTTTCGTTAATGTTACTAGGTTTAGCAGCAGTTAGTGGTTTAGCAGGGAAATCCATTACAAAAGCATTAATTATGACTGTACTAGGTTTATTATTAGGTACTATAGGGATTGATGCAGTCTCAGGTATTGCACGATTTACGTATGATCAACCAGTACTCTTTGGTGGAATTGAGTTTTTAACTGTTGCAGTAGGGCTATTTGCTTTAGGAGAAGTGTTTAAAACGATTTTCGAAAAGGACGGCAATGACGAGCCAATAGCGAAAATTAATCGAATTTTACCAACAAAGCAAGACTTAAAAGATAGTGCTGCACCAATTGCCCGTGGATCTTTACTTGGCTTCTTTTTAGGTGTATTACCAGGTGCAGGTGCTACGCTAGCATCCTTCTTTGCTTATATTACGGAGAAAAAAATTAGTAAAAATCCAGATTCATTTGGAAAAGGAAATATTGCAGGGGTAGCCTCCCCGGAATCTGCAAACAACGCATCTTCGGGTGGTGCGATGATTCCGCTTTTAACATTAGGTATTCCTGGCTCTGGTACGACTGCTATTTTAATGGGTGCCTTTATAATGTACAACATTCAGCCAGGTCCATTATTATTCGAAGAACATCCGCAAGTTGCTTGGGGATTAATCGCAAGTATGTTTTTAGGTAACTTAATGCTACTCGTTTTAAATATGCCTTTAGTACGTGTTTTTGCAAAAATTATTCAAACACCTAAGAAGTATTTATTACCTATTATTTTTGCAATTTCAATTTTTGGAGTTTATGCAGTTCAATATACAACATTTGATTTACTATTATTATTAGGCTGTGGTGTTTTAGGCTATTATTTCGCTAAAAATGATTTCCCAGTTGCTCCGCTTGTTTTGGCCTTAGTATTAGGGCCAATGATTGAAAATAATATGCGCCGTGCATTAACGATTTCAAACGGGGAATACAACATTTTTGTAGAGAAACCTCTATCACTAGTCTTTTTAGTAGTGGCATTTTTATGGATCTGTATTCCGTTAGTTTTAAAATTACGTGGTAAAAACGTCATTATTAATGAAGAAGGTTGA
- a CDS encoding tripartite tricarboxylate transporter TctB family protein, translated as MNLKFDRFASVVFLALGILVVVESQNISKSAYGSQIGPSTFPLGLGIILIILSIFLFIETIKHRATYKIVGEEEDIKSPNYKRFFIIFIAALGYVLLLEKLGYLITTFAFLVIGFQTLEKGKWVPTIIIAAAFSAIIYFGFVYVLGGSLPGLPI; from the coding sequence ATGAATTTAAAATTCGATCGATTCGCTAGTGTTGTTTTTCTTGCTTTAGGTATTCTTGTTGTTGTCGAATCACAAAATATTTCTAAAAGTGCATACGGCTCACAAATTGGACCTAGCACTTTTCCGTTAGGTTTAGGCATTATTCTTATTATTTTAAGTATTTTCTTGTTTATTGAAACAATCAAACATAGGGCTACTTATAAAATTGTAGGTGAGGAAGAGGATATTAAGTCTCCTAACTATAAGCGATTTTTCATAATATTTATCGCGGCTTTGGGTTACGTTCTATTACTAGAAAAACTAGGTTATTTAATTACTACATTTGCGTTTCTTGTTATCGGATTCCAAACGCTAGAAAAGGGAAAATGGGTTCCTACGATTATTATAGCGGCCGCCTTTTCAGCAATTATTTATTTCGGATTTGTATATGTTTTAGGCGGCTCTTTGCCGGGATTACCAATTTAA
- a CDS encoding tripartite tricarboxylate transporter substrate binding protein has protein sequence MKKKLVALFSAASLTLALAACSDGGGESGGSSSKEEYPKNNLTIVAPSGAGGGWDLTARSIGKIMNETKLIEKAITVENKPGGGGAVFMATYATKETENDHMLMVKSPPILINNLKAEGNSPYGYKDTTPLAQLTKDFGAIVVRADSPYKSLTELLDAIKADPTAITMAGGSAPGSMDHLITILPAYEYGIDPKAVKYVSYDGGGEAMAALLGKNADAIGTDISTVAAYVKSGDARVLAVTSPNKVAIEGLEDVPTLYDLGIDTEFTIWRGIFGPKDMTEAAKEYWVEKLTALNDKEEWKAELQRNGWEQDFRVGDDFTKFLEEQEGTITEILTALGMQK, from the coding sequence ATGAAAAAGAAACTAGTTGCACTATTTTCAGCAGCATCACTAACGTTAGCGCTAGCCGCTTGTAGTGATGGCGGAGGGGAGTCAGGCGGTAGTAGTAGCAAGGAAGAGTATCCGAAAAATAACCTTACAATTGTTGCTCCGTCTGGGGCAGGTGGAGGCTGGGATTTAACAGCTCGTTCAATCGGTAAAATTATGAATGAAACCAAATTAATCGAAAAAGCAATTACAGTTGAAAACAAACCTGGTGGTGGCGGTGCTGTATTTATGGCAACATACGCAACGAAAGAAACGGAAAATGATCATATGTTAATGGTCAAGTCTCCACCAATTTTAATAAATAATTTAAAAGCAGAGGGTAACAGCCCATATGGTTATAAAGATACGACACCACTTGCACAATTAACGAAAGACTTTGGCGCAATTGTTGTTCGTGCGGATTCACCATATAAAAGCTTAACGGAATTATTAGATGCAATTAAGGCTGATCCAACAGCGATTACAATGGCTGGTGGTTCGGCACCGGGGTCAATGGACCACTTAATTACAATTTTACCAGCATATGAGTACGGTATTGATCCGAAAGCGGTAAAATACGTTTCTTATGACGGTGGCGGTGAAGCGATGGCAGCTTTATTAGGGAAAAATGCGGATGCAATTGGAACGGATATTTCAACAGTTGCAGCGTACGTTAAGAGTGGTGATGCTCGCGTATTAGCCGTAACATCTCCAAATAAAGTGGCGATTGAAGGGTTAGAAGATGTTCCTACACTTTATGATTTAGGCATTGATACAGAATTTACAATTTGGCGCGGAATTTTCGGTCCGAAAGATATGACTGAAGCTGCTAAAGAATATTGGGTTGAAAAATTAACTGCTCTAAATGACAAGGAAGAATGGAAAGCAGAGTTACAACGTAATGGCTGGGAGCAAGACTTCCGTGTAGGTGACGATTTTACTAAATTCCTTGAAGAACAAGAAGGAACGATTACTGAAATTTTAACCGCTTTAGGAATGCAAAAGTAA